The following proteins are co-located in the Colletotrichum lupini chromosome 4, complete sequence genome:
- a CDS encoding glycoside hydrolase family 16, translating into MAITGTADASHGNLKKLNRRRSFIAHLKREQVFSLSLKKMVWFNQAALFLGSALLVADVLPVGAVRTIIPKTSFDSQSNFDADWNYLYPWGTDHNGGARMTKDNVKFSGGTLTITANKVSGQPQATHGGQKININYLSGAIHAKEHFNVSRGGGYDFSAEIKATTTKGTWPAFWLTAVQGWPPEIDMAEWKGSGKVSFNTFNTSSIVAAKDVTYPSPGNFHSFKCETRDLNGKDVQAKFYMDGNLITTQVGAGYFGKPMYLIINLQMEGSSGSPGPTSNTEYQVRNLEVLSYNP; encoded by the exons ATGGCGATCACAGGCACAGCCGACGCATCCCACGGGAACCTGAAGAAGCTTAACCG TCGAAGGAGCTTCATCGCCCATCTCAAGCGCGAACAAGTCTTCAGTCTCTCTTTGAAAAAAATGGTCTGGTTCAACCAAGCCGCCCTCTTCCTGGGCAGCGCGCTGCTGGTGGCAGATGTGCTCCCCGTCGGGGCCGTCCGTACCATAATCCCTAAGACGAGCTTCGACTCCCAATCCAACTTCGACGCCGACTGGAACTACCTCTACCCCTGGGGCACCGACCACAACGGCGGCGCTCGCATGACAAAGGACAACGTCAAATTCAGCGGCGGCACGTTGACCATTACAGCCAACAAGGTCAGCGGGCAGCCTCAAGCGACGCACGGCGGGCAAAAGATCAACATCAACTACCTCAGCGGAGCGATTCATGCAAAGGAGCACTTCAACGTCTCGCGCGGGGGCGGGTACGACTTTAGCGCCGAGATCAAGGCGACGACGACAAAGGGCACGTGGCCCGCCTTCTGGCTGACGGCCGTCCAGGGGTGGCCGCCAGAAATCGACATGGCGGAGTGGAAGGGCAGCGGCAAGGTCAGCTTCAACACGTTCAACACGAGCTCCATCGTCGCCGCGAAGGACGTGACGTACCCCAGCCCGGGCAACTTCCACTCGTTCAAGTGCGAGACGAGGGACTTGAACGGCAAGGACGTGCAGGCCAAGTTCTACATGGATGGCAACCTCATCACGACGCAGGTGGGCGCCGGGTATTTTGGGAAGCCTATGTACTT GATCATCAACTTGCAAATGGAGGGTTCCTCCGGTTCGCCCGGCCCAACGAGCA ACACGGAATATCAAGTCCGAAACCTCGAGGTACTGAGTTACAATCCTTGA